The nucleotide sequence TTGTAGGGTAATATCCGCGTCTTCCCCCGCGTATTCGGTGATTTCGGCGATTGCCGCATCGCGCATGTTACCCTGTTTGCTCCCTTTTTTGCCAATCAACTCCTCGATCGACACGGGTTCGTAGTTGAGGTATTGCACCGACAACCGATCCATGCCATGCCGTTTTTCGGGTTCGAGCAGGTAGTGCGCCAGCATGGTATCGGCTAGTTTGCCCCGTACATCCAGACCGTAGGTACCCAGGACCATGAGGTCGTACTTTAGATTTTGTCCGATTTTTATGATGTTCTCGTTTTCTAGCACGGGTCGGAAAATCTCGACAATGGCTTGCGCCGCCTCGCGCTCGGGAGGAACGGGCACATAAAAGGCTTCACCGGGCCGGTAAGCGAAGGCCAAGCCTACCAGATCGGCGTCCAGGGCGTCGAGTGAGGTAGTTTCGGAGTCGAAGCAAAACGCATCCTGTTGGCTCAAATAGTAAGCCAGGCTTTCCATTAACTCGGGTGTGTCGACCGTCTGGTAGTTGTGGTAGGTGGTGGCGATCGTCCGCAGGGTAGGGGCCACGGGTTCATCTCCAGGACGCGAAGTTGAATTTTCAAACGCCGCGATGTCTGGATTTGTCGCCGCACTGGATCCAAACAAATCCAGCTGCCCGTTGCCCTTAGCGGTAGTGGAACGTACGGGTACGTCTTCCGGCTCATCTCCTAGTACCCGCTTGCGTAACGTGCGGAATTCCAGCTCGTCGAACAGGGCGCTCACCTTATCGCGGTCCGGTTCTTCGTAGAGTAATTTACCGGCATTGAACTCGATGGGTACCTCTACATGAATGGTGGCCAACTGCTTGCTGAGCAGGGCCTGTTCGGTATGAGCCCGGATTTTTTCGCCCAGCTTACCCGGTACTTCGTCGGCGTGGGCAATAAGGTTTTCGATGCTACCGTACTGGGCAATAAGTTTCTGGGCCGTTTTTTCACCCACACCGGGTACCCCCGGGATATTATCCACGGCGTCGCCCATCAGCCCCAGAATATCCGTAACCTGCTCGATGCGTTCGATCTGCCATTTGTCCAGAATCTCGGGTACCCCCAGTTTTTCCACGCCTTTCCCCATGAAGGCGGGCTTGTACATGTATACATGCTCTTCCACCAGCTGTCCATAATCCTTGTCAGGCGTCATCATGAACACTTCAAAACCAGCCTCCGAGGCGCGCTTGGCTAGGGTACCTATCACATCGTCGGCTTCGTAGCCATCCAGGTGCAGGCAGGGGATATTCATTGCATCCACTAACTTTTTTATGTACGGAATGGCCAAGGTGATGTCTTCGGGTTGGGCCTCGCGCTGGGCTTTGTACGCTTCAAACTGCTCATGCCGGAAGGTAGGCTTGGGGGTGTCGAAGACGACACCAATATGGGTAGGTTTCTCTTTTTTCAGTACCTCGAGCAGGGTATTGGTAAACCCAAAAATAGCACTCGTGTTCATACCGGTAGAGGTGATACGGGGTGCCTTGATAAAAGCAAAGTGCGCCCGGTAGATCAGGGCAAAGGCATCGAGAAGAAAAAGTTTCTGGTCAGGTTTAGAAGACATAGGGTGGGGCTTGGGTACTTGTGGTTAAGTGCTGTTAGCGGTCGGAATTCAGGATTCGCATAATCATTCAAAGATAGTAGCTCGTACCAAAACAAAGGCAGGTACGGCGAAATCTCCCCGGGCAAAATTGCCAATCGCACAACATTTCTTGCTATTGTCTACCCTAATCAGGATATTCGGGCCAAATTTCAAACTATGGAAAAACTTTGCGCAATGAAAATAAAAAAGAATTTATCCCGGTGGGGCAGGCTGGGGGTTTGTCTGGTGCTGCTGTCCTCGGTGTGGATGAGCGCCTGCGAGGGTCCGGAAGGACCTGCCGGACCGGCGGGTCCTTCCGGCGCGCAGGGACCTACGGGTGCCCAAGGTCCTGCGGGACCGACAGGAACGGCGAATGTGGTTTACTCCAGCTGGATCAGAGCCGGTACCTGGACCAAGACGAATGTGTTTGGAGTCGATCGTTTTTATACCGAATTGCAGGCGGATCGCCTTTCCCAGGAAATCCTGGATCGGGGTGTCGTTCTGGTGTACGCCAAGCTCGAAACCGATAACAACCAAGTACGGCAACTGCCCGTTACGGTATACGCCCAGTTTACCGAAGATATCATTGATTTTTCCCTCATTCTCGCAAAAGTCCGGGTTTGGTCCACTCCGGTGCGGGGCCCCGCTCTGCCGGTAGCGCCTTCGCCCAATCACTCGTTCCGTTATGTGCTCATTCCGGGCGGACAGGCCGGACGGATCAGCTACGAGAAACTTACGTACGCAGAAGCCGCGGAACTATTCGGGTTTAGCGATTAGTGCGGAGATTCATCTGCTTTTTCAAAGCGGTTGACCGCTTTGAAGCCAAAAAAAGGCGCAGCTCATGCAAAATGAGTCTGCGCCTTTTCATTAATCGATAGCCGAAGCTGCCTGGGTGCCAACCGTTCGAGAATTTCGAAACAAACGTAGCCCTACGGTTCGATTTCCTTTAGATCCCTTGCTTCGACAGTACCACCCGGGTGCGTGAAACTCAGGCGTTTGCCACCATTGTTCTGGGCCTGTTGTACGCCGGTTAGCGGGTAGCCTGTGGTATCGTAGCTGGTATTTTTGCCTTCGTGGTAAATGACGAGGCGGTGCTCATCGGCATAATAGGTATAATGGGTGTCATTCTGACTGCCCTTGAAGGTAGCTTTAGTCCGGCCGAGCAAGGTACCGGTCGTATCGGCCACTTCGCGGGGCAGTTGCCGCGACAAGGCCGAAATCGCGGTACACAAACGGTCCACTTTGGCTTTGAGGCCGTGGTTGAACATATCACCGACCATGATCATACCCGGCTGCCATTGGCCCATTCCGCCCAATTCTGAAACATTGAACTGAACCTGATTGCCGCCCGTGGCTTGTAAACCATGCAGCAGCGTGGCGACCGTACTTACCGTGACCCCGTGTTCGGCGGCTATTTCACGGATTACTTCTTCCCTTGATTTTTCCATAATAATTCTTCTTCGATACAAAGGTTTCCCGATTTCCAGGAAAAGTTTGTTAAAAAGGCAAAATAATCATGCCGTTAGGTATCATCCAATTTTTACCCGGGCCACAGAGCCAGATGAAAGTTTCAGGATATAATGCTACTCCTTTCCTACCATGCTAAAAAAAGATCCAGCTAGGTTTGATGTAAGAAGATTCACTGCCGGTAGCCGAGGAAGAAAAAATAGGTTTCCGAGATCGTGTCGTTCATAGAAACCAACAGCATCGGGGCCGTTACTTCGCGGACTTTCTTGCCGCTGTAATCCCGCCAGGTACCCAAGTACAAGCTACCTATCTTCTGGTTGTCCCGAAAGATCAGCAAGGTATCTGGTTTGGACTGTACCGTAACATTAGTCAGTTCGGTAGTTCGCCGGGAAGGGATAAAATCGGTGCGAACCAACGTGTAGGTACCGTCGGACTTCTGAGTCACGGAAAGTTGTGGCAACTGACGCTCATCGGTGATGGCTGCACAACTCAGATCGAGACTAGCATTGGTGCGGTACTCGCCCTGTAACTGGCTGATGTCGGTAGAGGGGGCGGGTGAGTCGCTGGTACAGCCCGTAATCAGCGTGACGGCGGTAAGTAAGCCTAGGTAGATGAGTTTGTTCATGTCCGTAAAAGGGTTTGGTTACGAAAATGACGAGTTCGCCAAATCATAAAAGGTTGGAATCGGGAAGAAATTTTTTAGCCATTTCTACCATCACCCTTTTGCGCGCGCCCAGGGTACCTTCCTCAAAATTCCTGATTCAGACTACGGCTCATAACTCCCCAAACTGGCTGTACATTTCCTTGAGCTTGGGATCACGCTCGTTGCTGCGGATATCTTTACGAATCGAAGCTACCCCCTGAATGTCCGTAAGCAAGCCCAGTACCTGATAGGCCCCGAACCGTACGAAATAGGCCGGATTGTTTCGCGCCAGACTTTCCAGTATCGGAATACTACGGCGCTGCACGTCGGAGGGCGATTTGATCAGGTACTTGCCAAAAACCTGCAGGAAGTTGTAGCGGTCCGAAGGATTCATGGTTTCCATTTTCTGCAAAAACCATTCGTAACGCTCCGGGGTAGCCAGACCGGCGTAGTAATTACCCACAGCGGCGACGATGGCATCGTTGGGTGAATTCTCAAAGCGCTCCGCAATCTCGGCGGCATCGCCCGGTTTCCCGATCAGGTAGGCATCAAGAGCCACCGAAACCACCAGGTAGGAAGTGTCGTTGAGCGCCTCGCGAAACAACGGATCGTTGGAATTGTCGCCAAAGGAGGCCAGTGTCAGGATGGCTTCGGTACGTACCTGGGAGTTGGGGTCGATGCGGGCGCGGCTTTGCACGAGACGTTCGACATCCACGAATTCCAGACCGTCGTAATCGGCAAAATTAGAAACGGCCACCTGCCGGATTTTCCAGAAGGGATCGACCATGGCAGTCATCATCAGGTGCCGGATAGTAGAATCGATCAACTTACCTTCCAGATGGGTCAGGGCATCGTATCGGGATAGAAACTTGTCGGCTTTATAAAATTGAAAAACGTATTCGGGACGACTTTTTTCATGATCGACCGTTCCGAGCAGTTGGGTTTCGGCGTCGAAAATCACCAGATCGGGCCGGTGTCTGGCCGGGAACTCCAAGGTTTGCTTCGCTTTGTTAAGCACCACATCGTAGCGGGTCTTCACGCTGTCTACCCACACATCCACTTTGAGCGGCAGGCGGTATACTGTTGTCGCCAACGTATCCTGCAGCTGACTGACTTTCAGGCTTACCTTCTGATTGGCCGATGAATATTGCTGCTCTACCTTAAGAATGGGATGGCCGGGTTTCATGAACCATTGGTCGAAGAACCAATTCAAATCCTCACCCGTCACTTTTTCGAAAGCCAGCCGCAGGTCGTTTATTTCGGCAGTTCCGAAACGGTGTTCCTTCAGGTAGGTCTGCAAGGATAGAAAGAAAGCCTCGTCGCCCACGTACCTGCGCAGCATGTGCATGATCCGTCCGCCCTTGGCGTAGGAATGGCTATCGAACATATTTTCCCGGTCTTTGTAAAAATACCGGATCATGGGTACCTGCTTCTGGTCTGCCTCGCCGAAGTACTGCTTCATTTCCTGCAAATGCTGCCAGTCGGCTTCATCGGTTCCGGTGTAGTACTCCATCCAGAGGTACTCGGCGTAGTTGGCAAACGATTCATTGAGTGGTAATTGTCCCCACTCTTCGCAGGTGACCAGATCGCCAAACCAGTGGTGGGCCAGCTCATGCGCAATCACTCCGTCTGAATTTCCGTCCACCAAGGCGCGGGAGTCGGCCTGTATGCTTTCCTCATGAACAGTGGCGGTGGTATTTTCCATGGCACCTGCCACAAAGTCGCGCACGGCGATCTGGGCGTACTTTTCCCACGGAAAATCCATGCCGAAGATATTGGAAAAGAAGCCGATCATTTCGGGAGTCCGGCCAAAAATAGCTTTGGCATCCTGGGCGTACTTTGGCTCTACATAGTAGCTCAATTCGAGGCCATTGGGCATCAGGTCTTTAGCTACAGCAAAATCGCCTACCGCCAGCATGACAAGGTAGGGGGCATGGGGCAAGGTTTGCTTCCAATGGTCGGTACGGGTACCGTCGCCGTTTCCGACCGAAGCCACCATCAGTCCGTTGGAAAGCGTCTTGTAGGTAGTGTCTACCGTAATGTAGATATCCTGAAGGAATTTCTCATTGGGGCTGTCTACCGTAGGAAACCAGGCGGAGTTGGACTCGGTTTCGCCCTGGGTCCAAATCTGGCGCGGCTTGCCTTCGTCCAGCCCGTCGGCATTGATGAAGTACAAACCCTTGTCGTCAGGATGGTCGTCAGGCTCACCGCGGGGAAGCTCATTGGGCTTGGCGATGTAGTCGATCTGGACATGAAGTGTTTCTTTCCGGGTGTAGGCCCGACGCAGCCGGATAGTCAGTTGACGGCGGTCGTAGGTGTATTCCAGCGAATCGCGAATGGGTTCGCGGGTAGTCTTGTTAGCCAGCGAATCGAACCGGACTAGGGTGTCCAACTGATAGATACGCTGAATATCAAATCCCTTAGCGTCAAGTACTAGTGTATTTTGAGGATAAAAATAGGGTTTGAAAGTAATGACCGCGCTGCCCAGCACATGCTGACGCAGCCAGTCGAAACGGACGGCCAATTTCGTATGAAGAATGTCATTTTTGAGCGTGCGGGTGGGGCGGTAGGGACCCTGGGCGGTCACGATACCCGGCGCCCGGCGGGTGGTATCGGCAGGTAGCACCGAAGAGGAAGCCTGGGTGCTACCTGCCGATACCACCCAAAGGAACAAACTCAGGAATGCTAGTTTGACCGTATTTATTTTAATATTCATACCGGTATTTTGCTTTAATAATCGGGCGGATTTCAAACGGATTGTCCGCCTGCTTTTTAAAAAATCAATACATCCTATCTTCACAAGAATCAACGGGGTTATCCCGACAAACCAGGCACAAAGTATACCAATTTCAAAACGTAGGTATGAAATTCCCTACCCTAGTAGCGAGGTATTGACTGTCTGTGCCGCGCGCCGGGCCGGAACAAATGACACTGCTATGGTAATGGCCACGATGATAAGGGCCGTCAGCAGTACGTCGCTCCACACCAGCTGAACCGGGTAGGCATCCACGAGCGAACTCGCCATACCCATGGAAACCAGCATATACTTCTGCTGTATCCAGCAGAGGCCAACGCCCACAACTAAACCCAAAATTGCGCCGGACAAAGCCACGATAGCACCGACCGACAGGAAAATCCGCCGCACCAGCGAAGCGGTAGCCCCCATGGCGAACAGCATCCGGATATCTTCCTTCTTTTCGATCGCCAGCATACTCAGCGAGAAAAAAATATTGATGGCAGCTACCAAAATGATGAAAGAGAGAGTTACCGTTACAAAGAGTTTCTCCACGCGAATAGCCCTCAGCAGATCGGCATTCAGCTCGTCGCGGTCCTTCACCACAAAAGTTTCTCCCACCGCACGTTGCAATCGGTCACGTACCAGATCGGCGGAGGCTCCAGGTTTGAGTTGGATCTCCAGCGTGGTGCGCTGCCGGCCGTACTGAAGCAGCGTGGCAACCGTGGACAGAGGGGCAATCACGTAGTCGTCGTAGCGGCTTTCAATAAAAAATGTGCCACCGGGCCGAACCGACACCTGATTGAATGCATCGGGCGACGACAGGCTAAGCGTGCGGCGGTCGGAGCGTGGGTACCAGAGCTCCAGAGGGGTCAGAGGATCGTTTGTGGAGATGAGCAACGCCGAGCGCACTCCTTCCGATACGACCGCAAAGGGCGTCCCATTAGGCCCCATCAATTGCAGGTTGCCTTCGATCATCGCGGTATCCAGTTGTCCCCGTTGCGCAAACGTACTATCCACCCCCTTCAGGCGCACGACCGTCTGATTGTCGCGGTAGCGGGCCAGGGCATTGTCTTCAATGACCTGCGTCATTACCGCCACGCCTTCGGTCTTCCGTATTTTGTCAAGGAACGCTTCCGACACTCCAAACCGCCGACCCTCGCGGGCTGTGATCTCAATGTCGGCGTCGAAGGTCTTGAAAATCTGTCGGTTCAGGGCCTCCATGCCGTTAAATACCGAAAGTACTACCACCATCGCCGCCGTACCTACCCCCACGCTTACCATGGCAATAAGGGCGATGATACTGATGAAGCTGCGCTTTTTGTGCGACACAAAGTAGCGCCGGGCAATCCGAAGGGGTACATTCATGCTCCTCTAACGAAAAGATTATTCCGTTTCGTCTTCCTTGTTATCCTCCGCGGGTGGGATCACCAGGTTAGCAAACAGGGCATCCATCTTGGCGGCATACTCAGCCGTGTCGTCGAGGTAAAACTGCAGCTCCGGCACAATGCGCAGCTGGTGACGCACACGCTCACCCAGTTTCTGCCGGATGAAACGTGTATTTTCCTGAATGCCCTCAAACAGGAGTTCTTTTTTCTTCTCGGGCAGGAAACTCAGATAGGCGCGGGCAATGCCCAGATCGGGTGTCATGCGAACGCCCGTGACGGTTACGAAAGCACCATTGACCAGGTGCTGGGCATCCCGCTGGAAAATATCGCCCAGGTCTTTCTGGATCTGGCGAGCCACTTTTTGTTGTCTTTTGGATTCCATTCTGTGTACTTTTCAAATGAGCTAATCGACGCACCGTCGAACCCGACGATTCCGATTATTATTCATAGTCCCCATTACTGACGATTCTTACAAATATCCGCACTTATTTTGTTTTTGTGGAAAAGGGGGGTGTAATTTCGTAAAACTATTCGCGTATCCCAACTAACCTCCTATCTTCTTGCTGAGTTTTTTTCGTGCTAACGCCACCTCCCAAAACATCAGCCTCGTGTTGTTTTTCATGTTGCTGCGTTTGCCTTTTTTGTGGAGCGAGGTACCCCTGCTCATTCCCGAACTAAGCTGGATGCTGGTCGGAGAGCAAATGAACCGGGGGTTCATGCTCTACCGCGACGTGTGGGACAACATCAGCCCCCTTTCGGGCATGGTGTACTGGGCCATTGATCGGCTGTTCGGTCGCTCCCAGTTGGCTTATCAGGTCGTGGCCGCGGTGATTTCAGTATTTCAGATCCTGTATTTCAACTATATCATCCGTACCCGCGATGTGCTACCCGAGCGCAGCCAGGTACCAGGTGCCATCTATGCCATCTTTCTGACCATCTCGTTCGACCTGGCTACCCTTTCGCCCATGCTCATGGCCGCTACCTTCCTGCTGCTAGCGCTGGGAGTCGTGATCAAAATGCTCGAAAAACGACAGATTACGAACGAAATATTCGAAATGGGCTTATACATTGGATTGGCCACCCTCTTCTATCTGCCTGCGGCTCTGTTTATGGTGTGGGCCTTTATTTCGTTGATCTTTTACACAGGTACCACCTTGCGTCAGCACGTACTGGGATTTTTCGGTTCGATTTTCCCACTTCTGATGGTTATGCTATATTTTTATCTGAACGATGGCGTGGCGAGCCTTAATCGTAACCTGCTCACTTCGGTTTTCCAGGTGCGGCAGTATGACCTGAACGACTTTTCTTCGCTGATCATTTCGCTGCTGATCCCGCTGATCGTAGGGGGGCTGGGATTCATGCGGATGCTGACAGCCACGCGGTTTGTCAATTATCAAACCCGAATCCAACAGATGATGGCCATCTGGCTTATTGTGGCCGTGCTCATGATCCCGCTCATGCAGTACCTGGCCCCCATGCAGTTCGTGGTATTCACACCCGCACTGGCCTACTTTGCCACCTACTATTTTCTGAGTTTTAAAAAACGCTGGCTGGCTGAGCTGCTGTTTCTGGGATTCGTGGGCGGAATTGCCCTGATCCAGTACCAGGGGCTGCTGAATCTGAATCCAGCCCTTTCTGTCGGCCGGCTCGAAAACCTGCGAGCCAAACCCGCCTTATTG is from Salmonirosea aquatica and encodes:
- the polA gene encoding DNA polymerase I translates to MSSKPDQKLFLLDAFALIYRAHFAFIKAPRITSTGMNTSAIFGFTNTLLEVLKKEKPTHIGVVFDTPKPTFRHEQFEAYKAQREAQPEDITLAIPYIKKLVDAMNIPCLHLDGYEADDVIGTLAKRASEAGFEVFMMTPDKDYGQLVEEHVYMYKPAFMGKGVEKLGVPEILDKWQIERIEQVTDILGLMGDAVDNIPGVPGVGEKTAQKLIAQYGSIENLIAHADEVPGKLGEKIRAHTEQALLSKQLATIHVEVPIEFNAGKLLYEEPDRDKVSALFDELEFRTLRKRVLGDEPEDVPVRSTTAKGNGQLDLFGSSAATNPDIAAFENSTSRPGDEPVAPTLRTIATTYHNYQTVDTPELMESLAYYLSQQDAFCFDSETTSLDALDADLVGLAFAYRPGEAFYVPVPPEREAAQAIVEIFRPVLENENIIKIGQNLKYDLMVLGTYGLDVRGKLADTMLAHYLLEPEKRHGMDRLSVQYLNYEPVSIEELIGKKGSKQGNMRDAAIAEITEYAGEDADITLQLHQILIPELAEKQAVKLFEGVEMPLVRVLTSMESEGVRVDTDALSFISNELENDIKLLETNIFASAGTEFNLNSPKQLGEVLFDKMQLIKNPKKTKTGQYATGEDILSDLESEHEIARKILDYRELQKLKSTYVDALPLLINPKTGRIHTSYNQAVTATGRLSSTNPNLQNIPIRTIRGREIRKAFVPRSDEFLILSADYSQIELRIMAAFSGDPSMIEAFNQGRDIHATTASKVFHVPLENVTSDMRRQAKSVNFGIIYGISAFGLARNLGVSRSDAGEIIKAYFEEFPAVKQYMDDTIKKARECEYAETILGRRRYLPDINSRNQTNRSFAERNAINAPIQGSAADMIKLAMINIHDFIRKEKLRSRMILQVHDELIFDAHRDELAFLTQNVEHLMQNALPMEVKMETGIGSGANWLEAH
- a CDS encoding M1 family aminopeptidase, with the protein product MNIKINTVKLAFLSLFLWVVSAGSTQASSSVLPADTTRRAPGIVTAQGPYRPTRTLKNDILHTKLAVRFDWLRQHVLGSAVITFKPYFYPQNTLVLDAKGFDIQRIYQLDTLVRFDSLANKTTREPIRDSLEYTYDRRQLTIRLRRAYTRKETLHVQIDYIAKPNELPRGEPDDHPDDKGLYFINADGLDEGKPRQIWTQGETESNSAWFPTVDSPNEKFLQDIYITVDTTYKTLSNGLMVASVGNGDGTRTDHWKQTLPHAPYLVMLAVGDFAVAKDLMPNGLELSYYVEPKYAQDAKAIFGRTPEMIGFFSNIFGMDFPWEKYAQIAVRDFVAGAMENTTATVHEESIQADSRALVDGNSDGVIAHELAHHWFGDLVTCEEWGQLPLNESFANYAEYLWMEYYTGTDEADWQHLQEMKQYFGEADQKQVPMIRYFYKDRENMFDSHSYAKGGRIMHMLRRYVGDEAFFLSLQTYLKEHRFGTAEINDLRLAFEKVTGEDLNWFFDQWFMKPGHPILKVEQQYSSANQKVSLKVSQLQDTLATTVYRLPLKVDVWVDSVKTRYDVVLNKAKQTLEFPARHRPDLVIFDAETQLLGTVDHEKSRPEYVFQFYKADKFLSRYDALTHLEGKLIDSTIRHLMMTAMVDPFWKIRQVAVSNFADYDGLEFVDVERLVQSRARIDPNSQVRTEAILTLASFGDNSNDPLFREALNDTSYLVVSVALDAYLIGKPGDAAEIAERFENSPNDAIVAAVGNYYAGLATPERYEWFLQKMETMNPSDRYNFLQVFGKYLIKSPSDVQRRSIPILESLARNNPAYFVRFGAYQVLGLLTDIQGVASIRKDIRSNERDPKLKEMYSQFGEL
- a CDS encoding SHOCT domain-containing protein, whose translation is MEKSREEVIREIAAEHGVTVSTVATLLHGLQATGGNQVQFNVSELGGMGQWQPGMIMVGDMFNHGLKAKVDRLCTAISALSRQLPREVADTTGTLLGRTKATFKGSQNDTHYTYYADEHRLVIYHEGKNTSYDTTGYPLTGVQQAQNNGGKRLSFTHPGGTVEARDLKEIEP
- the rbfA gene encoding 30S ribosome-binding factor RbfA, translating into MESKRQQKVARQIQKDLGDIFQRDAQHLVNGAFVTVTGVRMTPDLGIARAYLSFLPEKKKELLFEGIQENTRFIRQKLGERVRHQLRIVPELQFYLDDTAEYAAKMDALFANLVIPPAEDNKEDETE
- a CDS encoding FtsX-like permease family protein gives rise to the protein MNVPLRIARRYFVSHKKRSFISIIALIAMVSVGVGTAAMVVVLSVFNGMEALNRQIFKTFDADIEITAREGRRFGVSEAFLDKIRKTEGVAVMTQVIEDNALARYRDNQTVVRLKGVDSTFAQRGQLDTAMIEGNLQLMGPNGTPFAVVSEGVRSALLISTNDPLTPLELWYPRSDRRTLSLSSPDAFNQVSVRPGGTFFIESRYDDYVIAPLSTVATLLQYGRQRTTLEIQLKPGASADLVRDRLQRAVGETFVVKDRDELNADLLRAIRVEKLFVTVTLSFIILVAAINIFFSLSMLAIEKKEDIRMLFAMGATASLVRRIFLSVGAIVALSGAILGLVVGVGLCWIQQKYMLVSMGMASSLVDAYPVQLVWSDVLLTALIIVAITIAVSFVPARRAAQTVNTSLLG